A window of the Brassica oleracea var. oleracea cultivar TO1000 chromosome C1, BOL, whole genome shotgun sequence genome harbors these coding sequences:
- the LOC106338859 gene encoding uncharacterized protein LOC106338859 translates to MFVAKWAPGITPEKPSLSTVPVWLDFHGVPLQFFNSDALKEIAGLVGHPICLHPTTENLTNIEVAKVYTVIDPRKPLPEAVNAQFECGEVVRIGVSCPWLPSICSHCSKVGHTISKCSAAPPRCSICRSVKHATEACTRTNSNKFSGNDNGKAPIPSQYPIVGPLRSDTKSKKRSVPILSKGKPPASHRWERADNMIHDNPPSNNPPAIGSSRQIATLNDYDVSSGKLFVDLRPENPESPIISSNGTSEDEEQDPDSEGISNDEDNPNDEDDQYICVISQRSKKQAKRNARGRGPLNL, encoded by the coding sequence ATGTTTGTTGCGAAATGGGCTCCAGGTATCACGCCAGAGAAGCCATCATTATCCACCGTTCCGGTTTGGCTGGATTTCCATGGAGTCCCTCTCCAATTCTTCAATAGTGATGCCCTTAAGGAGATTGCAGGACTCGTAGGTCACCCCATTTGTCTTCATCCGACTACAGAAAACCTCACTAACATTGAAGTGGCTAAGGTGTATACTGTGATTGATCCGCGGAAGCCGCTTCCAGAGGCTGTCAACGCTCAATTTGAGTGCGGAGAAGTGGTTAGAATAGGAGTCTCTTGCCCTTGGCTTCCATCCATATGCTCTCACTGCTCCAAAGTTGGCCACACCATCTCAAAATGTTCGGCTGCTCCACCTCGCTGCTCGATATGCAGATCTGTAAAACACGCCACTGAGGCTTGTACCAGAACAAATTCCAACAAGTTTAGTGGTAACGATAATGGTAAGGCTCCTATTCCGAGTCAGTACCCTATTGTTGGACCTTTACGTTCAGATACAAAGAGCAAGAAGAGGTCTGTTCCAATCTTATCTAAAGGAAAACCCCCTGCCTCTCACCGTTGGGAGCGAGCGGACAACATGATCCATGATAATCCTCCTAGTAATAACCCTCCTGCGATTGGGTCATCACGTCAAATAGCCACTCTCAATGATTATGATGTCTCCTCAGGAAAGCTTTTTGTTGATCTGCGACCTGAGAACCCTGAGTCACCTATTATCTCCTCTAATGGCACTTCAGAAGACGAGGAACAAGATCCTGATTCTGAAGGGATCTCCAATGATGAGGACAACCCAAATGATGAGGATGACCAGTATATTTGCGTCATTTCCCAAAGGTCTAAGAAGCAAGCTAAGCGTAATGCTAGGGGCAGAGGCCCTTTAAACCTCTGA
- the LOC106297197 gene encoding uncharacterized protein LOC106297197 isoform X3, with the protein MPVTGDVISSFVRSPAGCCTRCLDLPKQEIQKLERDSSCFRGFHVPNQIQEATISTDKGKKLVLNRKHLQTIPISQSLLIQYHLRRYRNANRLRMETPMVMAKRSAHVVIGAKINQIQELTDITRQLQVTFTLTNTLSHIREYKII; encoded by the exons ATGCCCGTGACTGGTGATGTTATAAGTTCTTTCGTCAGATCACCTGCG GGCTGCTGCACGAGATGCTTGGATCTACCAAAACAAGAGATTCAAAAGCTTGAAAG AGACTCTTCATGTTTCAGGGGCTTTCATGTTCCTAACCAAATCCAG GAGGCCACTATATCTACAGACAAAGGAAAAAAATTAGTTCTCAACCGAAAGCACTTGCAAACCATTCCCATTTCCCAGAGTTTACTCATACAATATCACCTGAGAAGATATAG GAATGCAAACCGGTTAAGAATGGAGACACCAATGGTAATGGCAAAGAGAAGTGCTCATGTGGTGATTGGTGCCAAGA TTAATCAGATACAAGAGCTGACGGATATTACACGCCAACTTCAGGTCACCTTTACACTGACAAACACCTTAAGTCACATAAGAG AGTATAAGATCATATAA
- the LOC106297197 gene encoding uncharacterized protein LOC106297197 isoform X1, protein MPVTGDVISSFVRSPAGCCTRCLDLPKQEIQKLERDSSCFRGFHVPNQIQEATISTDKGKKLVLNRKHLQTIPISQSLLIQYHLRRYRNANRLRMETPMVMAKRSAHVVIGAKINQIQELTDITRQLQVTFTLTNTLSHIRGDRLINIQRQSSANLYNIFTPLCICIYFPK, encoded by the exons ATGCCCGTGACTGGTGATGTTATAAGTTCTTTCGTCAGATCACCTGCG GGCTGCTGCACGAGATGCTTGGATCTACCAAAACAAGAGATTCAAAAGCTTGAAAG AGACTCTTCATGTTTCAGGGGCTTTCATGTTCCTAACCAAATCCAG GAGGCCACTATATCTACAGACAAAGGAAAAAAATTAGTTCTCAACCGAAAGCACTTGCAAACCATTCCCATTTCCCAGAGTTTACTCATACAATATCACCTGAGAAGATATAG GAATGCAAACCGGTTAAGAATGGAGACACCAATGGTAATGGCAAAGAGAAGTGCTCATGTGGTGATTGGTGCCAAGA TTAATCAGATACAAGAGCTGACGGATATTACACGCCAACTTCAGGTCACCTTTACACTGACAAACACCTTAAGTCACATAAGAGGTGATAGACTAATAAATATACAGAGACAGTCTTCTGCCAATCTTTATAATATTTTTACACCACTGTGCATTTGTATTTATTTTCCAAAGTGA
- the LOC106297197 gene encoding uncharacterized protein LOC106297197 isoform X2, which translates to MPVTGDVISSFVRSPAGCCTRCLDLPKQEIQKLERGFHVPNQIQEATISTDKGKKLVLNRKHLQTIPISQSLLIQYHLRRYRNANRLRMETPMVMAKRSAHVVIGAKINQIQELTDITRQLQVTFTLTNTLSHIRGDRLINIQRQSSANLYNIFTPLCICIYFPK; encoded by the exons ATGCCCGTGACTGGTGATGTTATAAGTTCTTTCGTCAGATCACCTGCG GGCTGCTGCACGAGATGCTTGGATCTACCAAAACAAGAGATTCAAAAGCTTGAAAG GGGCTTTCATGTTCCTAACCAAATCCAG GAGGCCACTATATCTACAGACAAAGGAAAAAAATTAGTTCTCAACCGAAAGCACTTGCAAACCATTCCCATTTCCCAGAGTTTACTCATACAATATCACCTGAGAAGATATAG GAATGCAAACCGGTTAAGAATGGAGACACCAATGGTAATGGCAAAGAGAAGTGCTCATGTGGTGATTGGTGCCAAGA TTAATCAGATACAAGAGCTGACGGATATTACACGCCAACTTCAGGTCACCTTTACACTGACAAACACCTTAAGTCACATAAGAGGTGATAGACTAATAAATATACAGAGACAGTCTTCTGCCAATCTTTATAATATTTTTACACCACTGTGCATTTGTATTTATTTTCCAAAGTGA
- the LOC106338877 gene encoding uncharacterized protein LOC106338877: protein MCDWDALLSYKLETTTTTSLVNKCNGYRWSCSVCFVAAPSFEDFTTHLKSVEHEFREWDRYASKHALDRTNLNNLPFGRSKELDLLLTQDMLRCQEMVSRKCPGAFRPYKFRSNSQSKAS, encoded by the exons ATG TGTGATTGGGATGCCTTACTCTCATATAAACTGGAGACAACAACAACAACAAGCCTTGTTAACAAGTGCAATGGTTATCGCTGGTCTTGCTCAGTATGCTTTGTTGCTGCCCCAAGCTTTGAAGATTTCACCACCCATCTCAAGTCTGTAGAACATGAATTTCGT GAGTGGGACAGGTATGCTAGTAAACACGCCCTGGATCGTACTAACCTCAATAACTTGCCGTTTGGTCGATCAAAG GAGTTGGACTTGCTGCTTACTCAAGACATGCTTAGATGTCAAGAGATGGTTAGTAGAAAGTGCCCCGGTGCCTTTAGGCCTTATAAATTCAGATCTAACAGTCAATCCAAGGCAAGTTGA